GGAACATCAATGACAACAAAAAAATGGGGAGCTTGGATGCTAACCGCCATTGTGGTAGGTAATATGGTGGGTTCAGGAATCTTTATGCTACCGGGTTCCTTAGCAAGACTAGCTAGTCCCTTAGCAGTCACCTTAGCATGGTTGCTTACCGGATTTGGAGTCTTATTAATTGGGCTCGTCTTTGGGAATTTAGCAATTCGTCGACCTGATCTTACTGCAGGCCCACAAAGTTATGCCTCTGCCTTGTTTCGCAATCCAAGACGGGGTAAAGTATTTGGTTTTACAATTGCTTGGGGTTATTGGGTAGCGAATTGGTCAGGAAATGTAGCGATTATCACAACATTTGCCGGATATCTTTCCACCTTTTTCCCTATCATGAAACAAACGAGCGTTTTATTTCAAATTGGCTCTTTTCCGGTTGAAACGGGAAAACTAATCACCTTTTTAGTCTGTACGATCTACTTATGGGGGACACATTTCATTTTATGCCGTAACACCCTAGTAGCCGGCAGACTTAATTTTATGGCAACAGCCACAAAAGTGATCGGATTTGTCTTTTTCATGGTTGCTGCTCTTTCCATTTTCCAATGGTCTATGATGGGTTCGTTCTATTATCCGATGTCTGAAGCTGGTTCTACAGTAGAGCATGGATTACTTGAACAAATCAATCTAGCCGCTATTTCAACGCTATGGGCATTTGTGGGAATAGAGTCTGCTTCGATTCTATCAGCACGAGCTCGCTCTCAGCGAGATGTAAAAATAGCTACCATCCTTGGATTAGTAATTGTTGTTTTTATTTATGTATTAATCACATTACTGACCATGGGGGTGCTACCTGTAGAAGCACTTCGTCATTCAGATAAACCACTAGCAGATGCACTCGTTGCTATTATGGGACCTACTGGAGGCATTGTGTTGGCTCTACTAGCGATTTTCTCCCTAATGGGGACAACTATTGGCTGGATTTTAGTAGGTTCTGAGGTATCTTATCAAGCAGCTCAAGCAGGGATGTTCCCTAAAATCTTTGAAAAAACGAATCAACATGGTAGTCCGGCTCAAGCCCTATTAATTACCAATTTATGCACACAGCTCTTTGTCTTCTCCACCATTTCTAACACGATCGCAGGTGCGTTTACCTTTGTCATCACGGTAGCAACCCTAGCTTATCTGATTCCGTATATTGTATCTGCCCTCTATCAACTGAAGTTGGTTTATACGGGTGAAACTTATCGTATAGGTGAAACACGGACAAGGGTGCTGGATGGTTGCGTTGGAATTTTAGCAACGCTTTACTCATTGTGGGTGATTAAAACAGGAATAGCAGATTTAGAAACACTTTTACTGGGGATGGGACTTTTCTTTAGTGCTATTTTAATCTATCCATTCGCTTTTAAGAAATCAGCTTGATACAGTACAAAGCAACAGCTCAAGCCTTAAAAGTATACAAAAAAAGCAGGAAGGAGTTTTCGCTCCTCACCTGCTTTTTCTGATTATCATCGAAATTATTGATTCGCTTCCTTCTAATAGACGTCCCCTTATTTTTTCTCGTCTGGATAAATCCACTTTTCCGGTTCACGAATAATAGACAGCTCATTAAAAGCTCGATAATAGGCAACATAGCTTTTATTCGCTTTTTGATATTCTACCTGATAAATCGTGTTACCCTTATTACTTTTGTCAAAAGGGCTTTTTTCTAGTGGTATTACAGTAGCAGAAGTAACTTGTCCGCCTCGCTGAGCAATTGCCTGCTTGATTGTATCTACATTCGCATCTTTTGCTTGTCTAAATCCAAAGAATGCCGCAATAACTGCTAGTACGCTTACGACCAAAAATCCGATGATCAGCAATTTCGATTTCTTTGTACTGTCCATCCGGTTCCTCCTTGCGACTAAGCTTGTGCGTTAGCTTTTGCCGCTTCCTTCGCATCTATATATACCTTATCAATGGTACCCCCACCCAGGCACTCTTCACCTTGGTAAAAGACAACTGCTTGCCCAGGAGTTACCGCTTTTTGTGGTTCTGCAAATTCGACCTTGTAGGTACCATTTTCAATGCGACGAACCGTAACCTGTTGATCCGGTTGACGATAACGGAATTTAGCCATGCAGGTCAATACATCTTCTTTTGGCTCATCACTTACCCACTTCACTTGTTCAGCGATCAGATAAGATGAGTAAAGCCAAGGATGGTTAGAGCCTTGTCCGACAATGAGAACGTTTCTCTCTAAATCCTTGTCAACTACAAACCATGGCAGTCCTTCTCCTGCTCCTCCACCAATGCCAAGACCTTGTCGTTGTCCTAATGTGTAGTACATCAAGCCATCGTGGCTTCCGATAACCTCTCCATCTGTTGTTTCAATCTTGCCTGGTTTCGCAGGCAGATAGTTTTGGAGGAACTCACGGAAATTACGTTCTCCGATAAAGCAGATGCCTGTGCTATCTTTTTTCTTAGCTGTAGCAAGACCTGCTCGATCAGCAATTTCACGAACTTGCTTTTTTGGTAAATGTCCAATCGGAAACAGGGTCTTAGCTAATTGTTTCTGACCCAATTGATTCAAAAAGTAGGTTTGATCTTTATTTTCGTCAACGCCTCTTAGCAATTTATATTCACCATCACGTAGTTCCACACGCGCATAGTGACCCGTTGCTACATAGTCAGCACCCAAGTCCATGACTTTGTTCAAGAATTCACCGAACTTAATCTCTCGGTTACACATTACATCTGGATTAGGTGTTCGTCCACTTTTATATTCATCTAAAAAATAGGAGAATACCTTATCCATATATTCTTTCTCAAAATTAACTGTATAGTAAGGTATACCTATTTGGTCACATACACGGCGCACATCATGATAATCCTCTTCTGCTGTACAATGACCAAATTCGTCCGTATCGTCCCAGTTCTTCATGAAGATGCCGATTACGTCGTAGCCTTGTTCCTTGAGAAGCAAAGCGGTCACGGAAGAATCGACCCCACCGGACATCCCGACAACGACACGTGTATCTTCAGGTTTTTTCATGTTAAATCCCCTCTCTGCACCAACAAACTTCCTATTTCCATTCATAGTTGATATTCACAATAAGAACGATTGAAAATAAGTTTATTATACTAAAAATAAAAAGGAAAGGGAAATGATATGCAAAATTGCTACTCTATATAAAAAAACCGCAGTACACTTGGCACTAACGGTCACTCAATTACATCAGATATATGCCTTCTTATTGCAGTTCGTCTTCAACCTCGGAACTGAAAGAATCTAAACTGTTTTCACGACGAGCGTTTTTATTTTCTAGGTCTGAGCGTTCCTTATTGGAGATTTCGTCCCCATGCGCTTGCAGGTAATCTTTTGTCTCGCTAATATTTTGTTGTGTGTTTTCGATCATTTGTTTTAGCTTTGCGACATTGTCAGAACGATCGTCTGGTTTTGCCATGTGTATTTTCCTCCTAAATAAATTGCTAGAATATCATATATTTTTTTCCCGAAAAGGAGATTTTATGCACATTGACAGGTAATAACTTTCTATCTCCACATCAGGTTTTTGGCTAAAATTGATTCATCCCGTATCAGCAAAAAACGCCCGAATATTTGAAATTCGGACGTAGACGTGACAAAAAGTCGACTTATCTTATGTAACTTGGCTAAACAGATTCGTTGGCTGCTCGAACCCAGGATAATCGTCTGTCATTTGCTAAACTATAATTATAATAATATAGACAACTCGCTCCCTCTTCTACCGCGGTTTTCACCTTCTCTATCAAAGCCCCCTTTGATTTCATTCGTTGATGATGTAGAGAAAGCGCAACACCAACCTCTTGTCGAGGATCGTGTAATCGCAGATTTTGAACTCCGTACCGAAGAGAGTCAGACTGGTCTGTATACATTAATGGAACAAAACGATCGACATAGGACGCAATGTTTCGTAACGACACGCCCTCATAGAAGGATTGGTTTACAGAAAACGGTGTAGAGGATGGAATGTAATCTATTTTTACCTGATAACGTCCTGCAATTTCATGCAGGCTAGCAACTAGGTCTGTAATGGTTTGTTCACGAGATTGCTGGTATGCATACAGTTCAGGATAAGAGAGCATCAGGTATGCGATTTGGCTACCTTCTTCTGGGAGTGGGCCGTAATCTTGAGCTAGCATCGGTTGGAGCAAGCGTTTCGACAACTCTTGTACAGCATCTCCATCAATGCCGCTCTCCGTCGCAGTGTGCTTACAT
This is a stretch of genomic DNA from Brevibacillus laterosporus DSM 25. It encodes these proteins:
- a CDS encoding amino acid permease; this translates as MTTKKWGAWMLTAIVVGNMVGSGIFMLPGSLARLASPLAVTLAWLLTGFGVLLIGLVFGNLAIRRPDLTAGPQSYASALFRNPRRGKVFGFTIAWGYWVANWSGNVAIITTFAGYLSTFFPIMKQTSVLFQIGSFPVETGKLITFLVCTIYLWGTHFILCRNTLVAGRLNFMATATKVIGFVFFMVAALSIFQWSMMGSFYYPMSEAGSTVEHGLLEQINLAAISTLWAFVGIESASILSARARSQRDVKIATILGLVIVVFIYVLITLLTMGVLPVEALRHSDKPLADALVAIMGPTGGIVLALLAIFSLMGTTIGWILVGSEVSYQAAQAGMFPKIFEKTNQHGSPAQALLITNLCTQLFVFSTISNTIAGAFTFVITVATLAYLIPYIVSALYQLKLVYTGETYRIGETRTRVLDGCVGILATLYSLWVIKTGIADLETLLLGMGLFFSAILIYPFAFKKSA
- the mnmA gene encoding tRNA 2-thiouridine(34) synthase MnmA yields the protein MKKPEDTRVVVGMSGGVDSSVTALLLKEQGYDVIGIFMKNWDDTDEFGHCTAEEDYHDVRRVCDQIGIPYYTVNFEKEYMDKVFSYFLDEYKSGRTPNPDVMCNREIKFGEFLNKVMDLGADYVATGHYARVELRDGEYKLLRGVDENKDQTYFLNQLGQKQLAKTLFPIGHLPKKQVREIADRAGLATAKKKDSTGICFIGERNFREFLQNYLPAKPGKIETTDGEVIGSHDGLMYYTLGQRQGLGIGGGAGEGLPWFVVDKDLERNVLIVGQGSNHPWLYSSYLIAEQVKWVSDEPKEDVLTCMAKFRYRQPDQQVTVRRIENGTYKVEFAEPQKAVTPGQAVVFYQGEECLGGGTIDKVYIDAKEAAKANAQA
- the tlp gene encoding small acid-soluble spore protein Tlp, which codes for MAKPDDRSDNVAKLKQMIENTQQNISETKDYLQAHGDEISNKERSDLENKNARRENSLDSFSSEVEDELQ